CGCCCAGTTTGCCGTTTCAGGGCCGGGCCGCAACTCGGGCCGGATGACCGTAACGCCCGCGCTGTCGGCCAAGCTGCCAGCCCCATCGCCGGGAAATCCCACGCGTAGGCGGTGGTCGAGCGCCGTGTTGGTGAAGGTGGTCTGAAATTCCAGATGCCGCGCCGAATTCCACAGCACCACCCGCGTCTGGATCAGCATTGTCACCGTGTCGGGGCTGCGGGCGTCACGCCCCGGGGTGAGCTGCCGGGGCAAGGTCAGTTCGTAGGTAAGGTTTAGGCTGCCGAATGCCGGGCCGGGCTCGCCGGGCTCGGTCCTGAGCAGTCGCGATTTGATTGGCGCTCCCGGCACGGCGCTGAAGGTGTAGGTGTCGCCCCGGTCACCCACATCGCGTAGCGCGTGCAGACCCGTCCAGGTCTGTCCCGAGGCGTGCTCGGTGACGCTCAGGGTGCCGTCTTCACGGTTGACCTCCACCGAGAGCTGACCGTTGGCGAGGCCGGGCACTTGCTCTGGAGGTGACTGGACGCCGGCTTCGGCCACCTGCAACTTTAGCGCCGCCACCTCTCCTTCGGGAAGGTGGTCTACAGAGAGCTGCACCAGAGTCTGGTAGACCCGCAGCTCCACTGTCTGCACGCCAGCAGCGATGGCCTCGGCGATCAGGGTGTCCGGCGGGGGGCAGTCGGGCGCGCGCGCTCCCTCATCCACTTCGCCTTCCAGATGCGTGTCCCGCACGGTCCAACTCAGAAAACGAATCGGGTGACGGTCCCCAAGCTGCTCGAGCCATTGGGGCAATTCGGCGACCAGGCCGGCCAGCGTGCTGACCAGGGCCGAGCGGAGCACCCGGAACTGGGCCGGCTGAGCGCCGAGCCTTAAGGCACCCGCCGTGACCTCGTGCCGGGCCAGCAGCAACTCGGTGGTGAGGCGGCGATCCCCCTCCTGCGGACTGAGTACCAGCAAGCAGCCCGCGAAGGCGCTCTGACCGAGCCTCTCCAGCGCGTCACGCCCGAGTTCCTCGGCCACACTCTCGGCCTGCTGGGAGCGCACATCCATCTCGTCGTGCACCTCGTCGATGCTGCACCCGCAGATGCTGTCGTGCGGGTGGTTGCGGATCAGCAGCGTCCAGGCGCGGCGCAGATACGTTTCCGGCGGGGCCGCGCCGTAGGGCCGGGCCAGGGCCAGTAGCGGCTCGATCGTGAAACGCAATCGGTCGTCCAGCGCGTAGTTGCGCTGCTTGAGGTACAGCCGCGCCGAGAGGGTGCCGCTCAGCAGCGGATGGCTCTGCCCGCTGCGAAGCTCGCCCTGGTAGCTCAGCAGCGTCAAGTGCTCAGCCTGCACCGCCCCCAGGTAAGCGTCGTGGTCCGAGAAGACGAACGGAGCACCGACCTCGCTGATGAGGTCCGGCACGAACGGCTGCGGGCGGCTGTGGTCCGAGCCGAGTTGCAGCAGGAACTCGTGGCTGTTGGCTTCGGCCTGAAGTTCTTCCAGCGCCGTCCGGAGTTGCGAACGGGCCGCTTCCGGGTCGGGCGAGAGGGTCAGGCCGTAACCGATGGGCTGGCGGTGCGCGGTGATTTCCTCGCCGCCAGGAGCACGCCAGCAGAACAAATCGCCGAGCGCCGAGACCTCCGGGCCGGGGCCACGCGTGAAGATCGCCGCCGCGATGCCCCGGCTCCTTAAGATGGCGGGCAGGTTGGCGAGGTGCCCGAAGGCGTCGGGCAGGTAGCCGGCCATCACCGGCTCGCCGCCGAAGCGCCGTACCAGCGCCATGCCGAGATCGAGATTGCGGCGCAGCGCTTCGCCGCTGACCAGAAATTCGTCGGGCTGCACGTACCAGGGGCCGGCCCTCAGCCGTCCGGAAGTGAGGTGGCCGCGTACCTCAGTTTCCCGTTCGGGGCGGATCTCCAGGTAGTCCTCGAGCATGATGGCCTGACCATCGAGGGTGAAGCGGTAGGCGGGGTGGCGCTCCAGCAGATCAAGCACCGCGTCAAGGGTCTGCACCAGCCGGAAGCGGAAGCGCTCGGCGCTGAGGTACCACTCGCGGTCCCAGTGGGTGGTGCACACGACGTGCACGCGCACAGGAGCGCTCATCGCCACACCGCCGAGCTGAGCGCCCGGACCCGCGTGGTCACGTCCTGGGGGCGAACGTGCTGCGGCCAGCGGGCCTGAACGCGCTGCGCCTGTTCGGCAGGCAGGGGAGCCACCACTTCGGCGCGGTAATAGGCGGCGTCCGGTTGAGTGGCAGGCAGGTGGCCCTTCAGCGGGCCGTCAAACTCGGCCTCTTGAATTAGTTCGCGCCCGGCGTAGAGCATCAGCGTGCCGCCCGGTTCGCCGCTCACGTCGTAGTACAGCTCGTCTCCCTCAAGCGAGAGGTCGATCAAGGGGCCCTGCGGCGACTCGGAGACGCAGGTACGGCCCGCCAGGATTCCCGCGTACAGGTCGTTGCGGTGCGGCCCGGCCACCTTGACCCAGGTGGTGGGCGAGCCGACCTGCAAGAACGGCTCGCTGATGTCGGGCCAAGCGTCCGGCTGGTGGCGGTCGCTGCCGCCCACGGCAGGCAGGCGCAGGCCCCGGTCGAGCAGGCCCAGCCACTTCTCGCGGGCGATCCAATTGAGCACCGGCCAGGGACCGTTCCAGACTTCCAGCGCGTCAAATTGTTCCTCCAGACCCCAGGCCCAATCGCAGCTCGGGCAGGTCGGCACCGGATGGGCCAGCACCGTCAGCAGCCGGGCGCGGGCGGCGTCTTCGAGGACTTCCTGCACCCCGGCCGCCTCGGTCAACCGGAACTCCAGCTGTGGCCCCGGTCCGTGCGCCACAAAGTGCCCGTGGTAGGTGGTGACTTCCTGGGCTGGCAACAAAAAGGCTCCGTCGAGGTGTGGGTGGTGGCTGACGGTGTTGTGGTCCGCCACCGAAACGAAGTCCAGCCCCCGGTCGCGCCCGGCGGCGGCCAGTTGCGTCAGGCTGCCCTGGGCGTCGGAGTGGTGGGTGTGGGCGTGCAGGTCGCCGCGCCGCCAGCGCAGGTCGAGTTCCGGGTGCAGCTCGATGCTCACGATGACCGTCACCCCTTCCGGCGGCACATGGTACAGGCCGAGCAGGACGTGGTGCTCGCCGGGTCGGAAGACGCCCGGCGTGTAGCCCGGCGTGGCGTCGGAAGTCGTCACCGTGTAGCTGCGCCGCGCGCCGCCGCTCCAGCCTCGCATGCCCACTGGGTCGGCGTAACCGAGGTCGACCGTGGCGCTCTGCGGCGTGAAGGTCTGGCGCACCGTGACGCCGCGTGTGCCGGGCGGCACGGTAAACGGCACGGTCGGGTAAGGGTCACGCCGGGCATCTTCCGGCGAGAAGAAGCGTTCATATCGGGTCTCACTCACAGACGCGCCCCCTCTTCGTCGAACAGCACGGCGCGGCTCCATTCCGGCCTCAGCCTCAGCGTGCCGCTCGACGGCGGCTCGGCCTCACCGGGCAGGCGCACGGCAACGGTTTCCCCGGCCACGCTGAGCATCAGAATGGTTTCAACGCCCAGCGGCTCGACCGCCATCACCTCTCCGCTCAGTTCTCCCGCCGGATCGAGCAGCAGGTGTTCCGGGCGTAGGCCCAGCGTCAGCGTGCGGCCCACCAGCTCGGGCCGGGGCGTATCCGGGGTGAGCTGCGCGTCGCCGCAGCGCCAGCGCCCGGCGCGCTCTAGCGTCACCGGCAGCAGGTTCATCGGCGGGTTCCCGATAAAGCTCGCCACGAAGGTGGTGGCGGGCCGCCGGTAGACCTCCAGCGGCGCGCCGACCTGCTGCACCACCCCGCCCTGCATCACCGCCATGCGGTCGGCCAGGGCCATCGCTTCGACCTGATCGTGCGTCACATACACCACTGTCATCTTCAGCTCGCGCTGGAGCCGCTTGAGAAAGGCCCGCGCTTCCAGGCGCAGTTTGGCGTCGAGATTCGAGAGCGGTTCGTCGAACAGGAACACGTCGGCGTGGTGCACCACCGCCCGCGACACCGCCACCCGCTGCTGCTGGCCGCCAGAAAGCTGACCGGGCCGGCGCTCGAGCAGCGCGCCGAGCTGTAACTGCTCGGCCACCGCCGAGATGCGCTCGGTGTAGTTGCTGCCGCGCACCCCGCGCACCTTCAGCGGGTAGCCGATATTGTCGCGTACGCTCATGTGCGGATAGAGGGCGTAATCTTGAAAGACCATCCCGACGTTGCGGTCAGCCGGCGGCAAGGCTGTCACCTCGCGCTCGCCGATGTGGATTTGCCCGGCGCTGGGCGCTTCCAGCCCAGCGATCATCCGCATGGTGGTCGTTTTGCCGCAGCCGGACGGCCCCAACAGTGCGAAGAATTCACCGTCTTTGATGTCGAGGCTGAGGTCCTTGACGGCCAGGGTGTTGTTGAAGCGTTTCTCGATGCCGCTGAGGGTCAGTTGCGCCATGCCGTTGCTGTCATCCTTTGATGCCTCCGAAAAAGCGGAATCCGTAGCGCCAGTTGACCCACAAGTACAACAGCAGCACTGGAAGCACATACAGAAACGAGTAGGCCGAGACCAAAGTCAGCACCGGCTGACCGTTGTCGTTGTAGAACTGGTACGCCTGCACGCTGGCCGGCAGGTTGGCGTTGGAGCGCAGCAGGATGTACGGCGTCAGAAAGCTGCCCCACACCCCCACGAAGGCCCACACGCCGACCACCATCAGGCCGGGTCGAATCAGCGGGAAAATGACCTGCGGTAAGTACTGCCAGGGCCGCGCGCCGCAGACGGTGGCGCTTTCCTCGTAACTCTTGGGCAGGCTATTGACGAAGTCGAGCAGCAGGAAAATGGCGGTGGGCAGCAGGCCGCCGGTCATCACCAGGATCACGCCGAGCTGCGTGTCGATCAAGCCGAGCTTGAGAATGATGTTGTAAATCGGCACCATTGCGACCGTGCCGCTGACCACCGACGAGAACATCAGCAAGATGGCCGTGAAGGCCCGCGCCCCCGGCACCCGCGCCCGCGAGAGGGCATAGGCGGCCAGCGCCGCCACCGCCGTCGTGAGCAGCATGCTGCCCAGCGCCTGAATACCGCTGTTGAGCAGGCCCGTCACCGCGTCGTGGTTGCCCAGCACCGCCCGGAAGTTGGCCAGGCTCGGCGGGCTGGGCAGCACGGTGGCCAGCGAGGCGCGCTCGTTAAACGGAGCCAGGATCAACCACAGGCACGGCAGCGCGAAGAAAGTCGCCAGCAGCGACGTGACGACGCCGAAGCCCAGCCGCGCCGCGACTTCACGCCCCCGCATTCGGCTCCCTTTTGCGCGAGGCCAGCAGGTACACGGCGGTCAGCAGCAAGTTGAGCAGCATGGTGAACATGGCGATGGCGGTGCCCAGTCCCCAGTCGCCGAAGCGGAAGGCCACCCGGTAGGTGTGGATGGCAACGATGTCGGTCTTGTTGAGCGGCCCGCCCGCTGTGATCAGGTAGGGCCCGAAGGTGTTGAAGGTCCACAGCGAGATCAACACCACCGCTGACAGGACTTGAGGCCGGATGCTCGGCACAATGATGTCCCAGAAGCGCCGCCAGGGACGTGCCCCGCTCACCGCCGCGACCTCCAGGTACGACGGCGGGATGCTGGCGAGCGCCGCCGAGAACAGCAGCATCGAGAAGGCGGTGCCGCGCCAGATGTTGAAGAGGATGATCGCCGCCAGCGGATGGTCGAGCGTCCAATCCGGCGAGCCGAGATGCAGTGCCCGCAAAATGACGTTCAGCAGGCCGAAGTCGCGGTCGAGAAACGACAGCCAGCCAAAGGCCACCGGCACTTCCGGTAGGATCCAGCACAGCGTCACCAAGGTGAACACCACCTCGCGCCACCAGCCGCGCCGCCCATGAAAGAGAAGCGCCAGGCTCAGTCCCAGCGCGACCTGACCGGACAGCGAGGCCAGCGCGAAGATCGCCGTGACAATCAGCGAGTAGCCGAAGCCGCCGGGCAGCCAGCTGGCTGTGTCGAACATGCGGGCGTAGTTGCTCAGGCCCACGAAGCCGGTATCCGCGTTGGCACCCAGCAGGGTCTGGTTGGTGAAGCTCACCCCCACGATCCAGGCGAATGGCAGCAGCAAAAAGAGCGTTATGAAAGCGAAGGCGGGAGCCAGGAATCCGGCACCTGCGCGGGCGCTGAGCAGCGCTGGAGGCCGGGTGATCACCCGCCCCGGTGCCGAGGCGCGTGGCACGCTCACGCGCCCGTCCCCTCACCGCCGGGCCGCTTCACTTCAGCCCGAGTCACTTCAGTTCGACCGTCTTATCGGCCCCGACGATCTGCTTGACGGCGGCAGCGTAGGCGTCCATCGCCTGTTGGGGCGTCATCTGCCCGCTGACCACCCGCTCGGTCATCAGCTGGGCCTGCTCGCTGACTTTGTTGTATTCCGGCAGCATCGGGCGGGTGACGGTGATCGGCAGCAAGGTGCTGGCCATATTCTGCATCACCTTGTCGCTGGGAATGCCGACGTCCTTGCGCACGCGGATGCGCGGCTCGAGCTTCTGGTAGGCGTCGAGCATGTCCTTGCTGCTCATGGTGGAAAGCAGCGCCCAAGCTTCCTGCGGGTGCTTGCTGTTGGGGTTGATCAGGTAGCCGGTGCCGCCAGAGATGGTGACGTGGCTTTGCCCCCGGATCCCGCTGCCGGGCTTCTCGGCGGGCATGCGGGTAAAGGCCACCGCCTGGTCGCGGTTTTTCATGCCGCTGGGATCGAGGGGGTTGAGCACCGAGCGCCACAGGTAATCGCCCTCGAGTATCATTGCCAGTTTGCCGTCCATGAAGGCCTTGAAGCTCAGGTCACGCCCGGTCGGAATAAGTTGCCAGCGCGACTCGCCGAGCTTGTCGTCGAGGTAGACCGTTTTGTAGAAGTTGAGGGTATCGAGAATGCCGGGGGCTTTCACGATCCACTTCTGCTTGGCCGCGTCGTACATCTGGATGCCGGTGCCGAGCAGCAGCATGTCGTAGCCCTGCATGGTGGTGGCCTCGCCCATCGGTGTGCCGGCGTTGATCTGCAGGGGGGTCACGTCCGGCAGGGCCTTTTTGAGCTTGGCGGCGGCGTCCAGAATGTCGTTCCAGCTTTTTGGGTTCCACGGCACTGGCAAGCCCGCCTTCTTGAACAGGTCCTTGCGGTAATAAACGCCCCGCACGTCCGAGCCCTGTCCGATGCCGTAGAGTTTGCCCTGGTAACCCAGGATGCTCTGCAGGCCGATGGGAATCTGCTTCCAGCCGTCCCACTGTGTGGCGTTCTTGCCCACCACCACGTCGAGCGGCTTGATGAGCCCCGAGGCCACGAATTCCGGCAGCCAGAAGCCGTCGAAGCTCATGATGTCGGCCCCACGCCCGGCCTTGAGGTCGAGGGCGTACTGCTGCTTGGTGGCCTCGGCGCTGCTGGCGGTGTTCTGGTAGGTGACCGCGATGGTCTTGCCCTGCGGTGCCAGGGCCTTGTTGACGGCAGGAATGACACTCTGCTCATACCACTTCTGGGCGATGGTGTTAAGGCCCGAGACCGTCAGATTCACGCTCTCGGCCAGCGTGGAGCCGCACAGCATCAGCGTAAGGGCAGCGAGTTTAGCGTGCTTCATCTAAAGCCTCCAGGGGGTGGGTGGCGAGTGGAGCTTCGCCGGGCGGGGAGCCGGGGAGAGGGCGCGGAGAAAATAGGAGCGGCGCTGGGTGCTTTCTCGGGGCACCAGACGGTGGGCGATATTCAGGACGGTGTGGGGAGGGGCAGAACTTGCCTTCACACCACTCGGATTTGCGCCGCCCAGTTTCATACCGTCCAGTCCGCCCAGCAGGTGGAGGGTGGCCGCCTCGCCGAGGCGAACCGCGTCGAAATCGATGCTGGTCACCTCAGGGTCGAGAGAAGCCGAGAGGTCGTTGCCCATGCCCACCACCCCCGATGTCGGGAACGCGCTTACCAGCCCCTTTAAGAGCTTTAAGCAGGCCGGTCAGCATGGCGTCATCCGTGACGATCAGGGCGTCGCGGCCTTCGCGCAGGGCTTGGTTGCCAAGCTGCATCACATCCTGCGGCGAGCCCCGGGTATCGAAGAAACGCAATTCCGGGTAGAGGCGCTGGAGTCCCAGCGAGCGGTCGCGGGTAGAAGGTGCAATTCGCCGGGCCGAGTAGTACCGGAGATCGGTAGCCAGCGGCGCGCAGGTGGGCACCGATATCGTGCCCGACCGCCAAATTGTCGCGGTCCACGTGCTGCGCTGTGACGCTGCCTCTGCGCAGATGCGGCCTGAGGCGGTCCCACTCGCCGCCTCGCACGACCGATAGCGTCACGCGGTACTACCGCGTCTTGGCGGCCCGGGAAGCGCTGAGGAGAAAATCGCTCAGAAACCGGCCTACATGGCCATCGTCACTCAGGGACACGACGTGAAGGGTGAAGCTGCGCCCGGTCGAGAGACTGCGCCCGCTGAAGCTGGGGGTGTAACCTGTTTGCTGGCAATGCTCGATCACCCGCTGGCGGGTAGTGCCCTTGACGCGGGCGTCGCCTGAAATGGCTACCGCAAAGTCGCAGAGAGGTTGGCAAATGAGAACACGTTCGAAGAGGTTGTGTTGCCCTAACCGCAATGCCGGTAAGTTAAGAAGGCGAAGGCGCGCTGGCACGTCCTTTTCTTGGGAAGAGGGTCATCTTGATTTTGACGGCTCTGGGTAAGAGCGCGGTTGTCGTTCAGGGAGCACGAGCAAGGCGATGTCATCGGCAAGTTGCTCCAGATCATGCGACAAGCGACCAGTGAGGCTCGGGGCAAAGGTAGTCGAATGGCTGGTCGCGGGCCGTGGTCAACAGTGCGGTGCCGAGGTCCATCCTTCATCTTGACAGCGTTCACACCCCGCCTTGACCCCTTAACTGTCCGGCAGGCAACACAAACTCCTAAGAAGCACATTGAACCTTTTGCATAGCAATGGCACCATTGGAAGAATCACAAAATTGAGGCAACTCCAGATGTTCTCTAGTCTGCATTAAATGATCAAGGCAACACAACCTGACCGTAAGCTACTTTCCTGAACTTACAGGGCAGGCGCGATGCCCACGCAATAGAGGCTATCCCCGCGAACTTCCACGCGCAGAGCGGTCAGGCCGATGGTAGCGGGGCCAAATTCTAGAGCGCCGTTTACCCCGTCATACTCGCTGCCGTGACAGGGACAGATCAGGATGGTGCCAGGTTGCATCAACCTGGCCCCCGGTTCGTCCACCGTGCAGCCGGAATGTGGGCAGCGCAGGCTGTAGGCCCGCAGATAGATTTCTTCATCCGATTGTTTCAAGGTCAGGGTGTGCCCGTCCACCACTTTGCTGACGCGGGCCACCACCGATTTGTACGGCTCGCCCTGGTTGGGATAAGTGAAGGTCAGGTACTGGCCAGGCGCGTTCAGGGCACTCAGTGGGCCGATTTCTACATCGGGTGCGGGTATGGTGACGGTTTTCTGAGCCTGCAGAACTAAGCGTATTACCGGGATGAGTCACTGAGAAACGGTCTGCTGGCCAATTTTTTGGAGAGTGTCACCAGCAATGCCACATCGTTACTGGTGATGCCGTCGGCTCCAGCTTCTAGGACCTGCTGGGCGAGATGCGGATGATCCACCGTCCAGGCCAGCACCAGCACGCCTGCTTGCTGCGCCGCTGCTATAAGTTCCGGCCCCACCGTGCGCCAGTACACCGTGACGGCGTCCAGATAAGCCTCAGCCTTTAAACGATGAGACAACTCCTGATGGTAGGCCGCGTCTGGCGTGCGTGACACTGCGATGTCGGGTAAGGCCGCTTTAAGCCGCCGCAGCGTTCCATCGTAGCCGCCGCAGACCAAGACATCAGTAAACGCTGCCGAACGCAGTGCCTGTTCAATCTCGTCATGCAGTTCCGGCGCTTTGAGATCAATCATCAGACCAGCGCGTCCCTGAACGGCTTCAATGGCCTCGGGTAAGGTGGCCAGCGTTCCGTCCGGCACTTTTAAGGCGCGGAGTTCGGCCAGGCTGTGCCGGGCAATTTCATAGGCCCCTTCCGGCATGATGAACTGCTCGTCGTGCCACAGCAGTACTTGCCCATCACGGGTGAGATGAACGTCCACTTCGACAAAATCCACATCGAAGCGGGCGGCGGCGACGATGCTCTCCAGCGTGTTGTCGGGCGCGAGGCGCGGCGCTCCCCGGTGGGCGGTTCGCAGTGGGCCAGCGGCTCGGCGTTTCAGCAGATACGGTGAGGTGGCGCTCACCTTGACACCAGTCTGGGCACCGGGACGGCTTCGCCAACGAGTTGGCCGCCCGCGTAGACGACCGCCCGGCGCACCTGTACCGCCGCCGCGCTCCCCTCGCCGCGTGGTACGAAGGTCAGCAGCGGCGCGTCCAGCCCAGCCACCCTCAACTGCATCTCTCGGTAGTGGCCCAGATCGGATTCGCTGATGACCTCGGCAGGAATGCCGCTTGGTGCAAAGTAAATATCCTCCGGGCGAATGG
This portion of the Deinococcus rubellus genome encodes:
- a CDS encoding glycoside hydrolase family 38 N-terminal domain-containing protein produces the protein MRVHVVCTTHWDREWYLSAERFRFRLVQTLDAVLDLLERHPAYRFTLDGQAIMLEDYLEIRPERETEVRGHLTSGRLRAGPWYVQPDEFLVSGEALRRNLDLGMALVRRFGGEPVMAGYLPDAFGHLANLPAILRSRGIAAAIFTRGPGPEVSALGDLFCWRAPGGEEITAHRQPIGYGLTLSPDPEAARSQLRTALEELQAEANSHEFLLQLGSDHSRPQPFVPDLISEVGAPFVFSDHDAYLGAVQAEHLTLLSYQGELRSGQSHPLLSGTLSARLYLKQRNYALDDRLRFTIEPLLALARPYGAAPPETYLRRAWTLLIRNHPHDSICGCSIDEVHDEMDVRSQQAESVAEELGRDALERLGQSAFAGCLLVLSPQEGDRRLTTELLLARHEVTAGALRLGAQPAQFRVLRSALVSTLAGLVAELPQWLEQLGDRHPIRFLSWTVRDTHLEGEVDEGARAPDCPPPDTLIAEAIAAGVQTVELRVYQTLVQLSVDHLPEGEVAALKLQVAEAGVQSPPEQVPGLANGQLSVEVNREDGTLSVTEHASGQTWTGLHALRDVGDRGDTYTFSAVPGAPIKSRLLRTEPGEPGPAFGSLNLTYELTLPRQLTPGRDARSPDTVTMLIQTRVVLWNSARHLEFQTTFTNTALDHRLRVGFPGDGAGSLADSAGVTVIRPELRPGPETANWAEQPADAHPLNHWAAKQSPAGVWGVASRGLSEYGQESGLSLTLVRSVGWLSRDDLPERPSQAGPPYPVPGAQCQRIIQAEYAWFAAYQTAEQLGAAALAYVHPPRGWLVPTSPQSPSAEG
- a CDS encoding CehA/McbA family metallohydrolase, which produces MSETRYERFFSPEDARRDPYPTVPFTVPPGTRGVTVRQTFTPQSATVDLGYADPVGMRGWSGGARRSYTVTTSDATPGYTPGVFRPGEHHVLLGLYHVPPEGVTVIVSIELHPELDLRWRRGDLHAHTHHSDAQGSLTQLAAAGRDRGLDFVSVADHNTVSHHPHLDGAFLLPAQEVTTYHGHFVAHGPGPQLEFRLTEAAGVQEVLEDAARARLLTVLAHPVPTCPSCDWAWGLEEQFDALEVWNGPWPVLNWIAREKWLGLLDRGLRLPAVGGSDRHQPDAWPDISEPFLQVGSPTTWVKVAGPHRNDLYAGILAGRTCVSESPQGPLIDLSLEGDELYYDVSGEPGGTLMLYAGRELIQEAEFDGPLKGHLPATQPDAAYYRAEVVAPLPAEQAQRVQARWPQHVRPQDVTTRVRALSSAVWR
- a CDS encoding ABC transporter ATP-binding protein, yielding MAQLTLSGIEKRFNNTLAVKDLSLDIKDGEFFALLGPSGCGKTTTMRMIAGLEAPSAGQIHIGEREVTALPPADRNVGMVFQDYALYPHMSVRDNIGYPLKVRGVRGSNYTERISAVAEQLQLGALLERRPGQLSGGQQQRVAVSRAVVHHADVFLFDEPLSNLDAKLRLEARAFLKRLQRELKMTVVYVTHDQVEAMALADRMAVMQGGVVQQVGAPLEVYRRPATTFVASFIGNPPMNLLPVTLERAGRWRCGDAQLTPDTPRPELVGRTLTLGLRPEHLLLDPAGELSGEVMAVEPLGVETILMLSVAGETVAVRLPGEAEPPSSGTLRLRPEWSRAVLFDEEGARL
- a CDS encoding carbohydrate ABC transporter permease, giving the protein MRGREVAARLGFGVVTSLLATFFALPCLWLILAPFNERASLATVLPSPPSLANFRAVLGNHDAVTGLLNSGIQALGSMLLTTAVAALAAYALSRARVPGARAFTAILLMFSSVVSGTVAMVPIYNIILKLGLIDTQLGVILVMTGGLLPTAIFLLLDFVNSLPKSYEESATVCGARPWQYLPQVIFPLIRPGLMVVGVWAFVGVWGSFLTPYILLRSNANLPASVQAYQFYNDNGQPVLTLVSAYSFLYVLPVLLLYLWVNWRYGFRFFGGIKG
- a CDS encoding carbohydrate ABC transporter permease encodes the protein MSVPRASAPGRVITRPPALLSARAGAGFLAPAFAFITLFLLLPFAWIVGVSFTNQTLLGANADTGFVGLSNYARMFDTASWLPGGFGYSLIVTAIFALASLSGQVALGLSLALLFHGRRGWWREVVFTLVTLCWILPEVPVAFGWLSFLDRDFGLLNVILRALHLGSPDWTLDHPLAAIILFNIWRGTAFSMLLFSAALASIPPSYLEVAAVSGARPWRRFWDIIVPSIRPQVLSAVVLISLWTFNTFGPYLITAGGPLNKTDIVAIHTYRVAFRFGDWGLGTAIAMFTMLLNLLLTAVYLLASRKREPNAGA
- a CDS encoding extracellular solute-binding protein; amino-acid sequence: MKHAKLAALTLMLCGSTLAESVNLTVSGLNTIAQKWYEQSVIPAVNKALAPQGKTIAVTYQNTASSAEATKQQYALDLKAGRGADIMSFDGFWLPEFVASGLIKPLDVVVGKNATQWDGWKQIPIGLQSILGYQGKLYGIGQGSDVRGVYYRKDLFKKAGLPVPWNPKSWNDILDAAAKLKKALPDVTPLQINAGTPMGEATTMQGYDMLLLGTGIQMYDAAKQKWIVKAPGILDTLNFYKTVYLDDKLGESRWQLIPTGRDLSFKAFMDGKLAMILEGDYLWRSVLNPLDPSGMKNRDQAVAFTRMPAEKPGSGIRGQSHVTISGGTGYLINPNSKHPQEAWALLSTMSSKDMLDAYQKLEPRIRVRKDVGIPSDKVMQNMASTLLPITVTRPMLPEYNKVSEQAQLMTERVVSGQMTPQQAMDAYAAAVKQIVGADKTVELK
- a CDS encoding Rieske (2Fe-2S) protein, whose product is MARVSKVVDGHTLTLKQSDEEIYLRAYSLRCPHSGCTVDEPGARLMQPGTILICPCHGSEYDGVNGALEFGPATIGLTALRVEVRGDSLYCVGIAPAL
- a CDS encoding glycerophosphodiester phosphodiesterase; translation: MSATSPYLLKRRAAGPLRTAHRGAPRLAPDNTLESIVAAARFDVDFVEVDVHLTRDGQVLLWHDEQFIMPEGAYEIARHSLAELRALKVPDGTLATLPEAIEAVQGRAGLMIDLKAPELHDEIEQALRSAAFTDVLVCGGYDGTLRRLKAALPDIAVSRTPDAAYHQELSHRLKAEAYLDAVTVYWRTVGPELIAAAQQAGVLVLAWTVDHPHLAQQVLEAGADGITSNDVALLVTLSKKLASRPFLSDSSR